The following proteins come from a genomic window of Candidatus Cloacimonadota bacterium:
- the efp gene encoding elongation factor P — MASMSDIRNGMVIKFKDDLFEVVEFLHVKPGKGPAFMRSKLKSIRSGRTIENTFRESDSFEEVRIERTKKEYLYRDGDFFVLMDTETYEQMHVESSTIGDNELLMQENMEIIIATTPEGEIVGIELPTTVVQTIAECEPNVKGNTASGSGKVAFTDTGLRLMVPFFVETGDKIKIDTRSREYIERA; from the coding sequence ATGGCTTCAATGTCTGATATACGAAATGGCATGGTCATCAAGTTCAAAGACGATCTCTTTGAGGTAGTGGAATTCCTGCATGTGAAACCGGGCAAGGGTCCAGCTTTTATGCGCAGTAAACTGAAAAGCATCCGCAGCGGCAGGACAATCGAGAATACTTTCCGCGAAAGCGATAGCTTCGAGGAAGTACGCATCGAACGCACCAAAAAGGAATACCTGTATCGCGACGGAGATTTCTTCGTACTGATGGATACCGAGACTTACGAGCAAATGCATGTGGAAAGCTCCACCATTGGTGACAATGAACTTCTAATGCAAGAAAATATGGAGATCATCATCGCCACTACTCCCGAAGGAGAGATTGTAGGCATAGAATTGCCTACCACAGTGGTGCAGACCATCGCTGAGTGCGAACCAAACGTCAAAGGTAATACAGCCTCCGGCAGCGGCAAGGTAGCCTTCACGGATACCGGATTGCGGCTGATGGTTCCCTTCTTTGTGGAAACCGGAGACAAAATAAAAATCGATACCCGCAGCCGCGAGTACATCGAAAGAGCATAA